Genomic segment of bacterium:
TGTTGAAATAAAATAAAAAGCTTCCTTGCCTCTTTTTATAAAACAACCTATATTTAGGTCGTTATTTAAAAGGAGTTCTTTATGGAAAAAATACTGTCTTTATCTGAAGCCAAAACAAAACTTAATAGTTTAGTGGATGAAGTGATTTTGCAAGAGAATGAATTCATCATCACCAAAAACGGTAAGCCTGCGGCTATTTTGGTATCCCCCCTTATGTATGAGGGCTGGAAAGAAACGGAAGAAATTTATAAAGACTCTGATTTTTTAAAAGAAATCAAACAAGGTATTAAAAGACTTAAAAAAGGAAAAACCTTGTCTTTTGAGGAAGTTTTTGGGGACGATTGATGTTTTTTAAAATTAAAATCGATTCTGAAGTAGCTAAGCTCTTTTTACATCTCCATCCCCTGCGTAAAAAAAATATAAAACAAGCTCTTAAGTTATTAGCGAATGAGCCTCATGCCGGCAAGCCTCTCCAGCGG
This window contains:
- a CDS encoding type II toxin-antitoxin system Phd/YefM family antitoxin — its product is MEKILSLSEAKTKLNSLVDEVILQENEFIITKNGKPAAILVSPLMYEGWKETEEIYKDSDFLKEIKQGIKRLKKGKTLSFEEVFGDD